The genomic stretch CCAAAAATGATAAAAATGATATTACAATCTCAGGAAGTGCGGGAAAACTTCAAAAACTAAAAGCAGAACTCTTTAATGGATTTATTTTAGCAATCATCATCACTTATCTAATCCTTTGTGCTTTATATGGCAACTTTTTGTATCCATTTATTATTATTTTGACAGTTCCACTTGCAACTACTGGGGGATTACTTGGATTATTTTTAGTAGATAAATTTATAGCAAAACAAAATCTTGATGTTTTAACAATGCTTGGTTTTATTATTTTAGTTGGAAGTGTTGTTAATAATGCAATTTTGATTGTTTATCAAACCCTTATTAATATTAAACAATACCATCAAGAAAATAAGGAGGCTATATTAAATGCAACACAAAGTAGGTTATCACCTATCTATATGAGTATGTTTACAAGCGTATTAGCACTTATTCCTCTTGTTTTATTTGCAGGGGATGGTAGTGAAATTTATAGAGGTTTAGGAGCTGTGCTAATTGGAGGCATCATCTTTTCTACCTTTATTACTATTCTTATTATTCCTGCACTTTTAATGCTAAGCACAAAGACTAAAAAATGAAAAAGCTTCTGCTTATTTTAATTTTTATCAATGGTCTTTTTTCTCTAAATCTTGAAGATGTAATTCATATTGTTGTCTCCCAAAGCCCTGATGTAAAAGAAAAAATAGCCCTAAAGCAACAGGGAAATTATCTTAAAAAAGCAACTTATGGGGCTTTGATGCCAAGTATAGATACAGGATATGTCTTTAGCTACAATATTCCAAGTTCTCAAAGGCATTACACATTAAATAGTTTTAATATTAAATTTAACTATAATCTTTTTAATGGATTAAAAGATTACTATGCAATCCTACAGGCCAAAGAAAACACAAAAAGACTTGATTATAATCTCACAAAATCTCAAGCAGAGATTGTATTAAGAGCAAAACAAGCCTATATCAACATATTGCAATTTCAGACTCTTTTAAACATCCTTCAAGAGCGCAAAAAAAACATAGAATCTCAAAGAAATAAGGCACAACAATTTGTGCGTCAAGGTATTCGTGCAAAAAATGAATCTTTAAGTATGGAAATATTACTTTCAAATACAATACTTAGTATCAAAGATACAGAATTAAAACTTTCTTATCAAAAACAAACCCTAGAAAAACTTCTAAATACTTCTTTTGATACTAAGGATTTAGAGGATATTGATATTAATATCCACAAAGAAATAAACATATCAGAAATCTATCAAAATATTCTGGATCAAAACCCAGATTATTTAAATCTAACTTCAATGCTAGATAGTGCAAAATTTCAAAATAAAAGTGATTTTGGTAACTTTTTACCTACAATCAATTTAAGTGGGACAAAGTTTTGGTACATCGGTGGGAGCAATATTGTATCTACTAGTTATGGTCTTCAAAGTCAAATTCACTTAAGTGCAACTTGGAATGTTTTTAATGGGCTAAGAGACAATAATAAATATCAAGCCTCAAGAGTTTATACCCTATCCTTGCAAAATAAAATTGATGCCTTAAAAAGAGATTTGCATCTTCAATTACAAGATCTTGTAAGACAATTAATGCTTACAAAAGAACAATTTCTAATAAGCACAGATACACTTAGTAAGGCTGAAGAAAATTATAAAATAGTTAATAATCGTTATGCTCAAGGAATTGCAACCTATACAGAACTCATTGATGCAGAACTTTTATTAAATAATGCACGCACAAATATTGCTCAAGCAAAATATGGATTTGCATTACTTCTTGCACAAATTGACTATCTAGAAAATAAAATTTTTTAGATAAAAATGGTTTTTAGACTAAATCATAGTGCTTTCTCAAGAAGAGGTAATTGTATATTTGATAAAATAACCAAAAAAATTTTAGGAAATAAATGCCCCTATCAAATTTAAATTTTGAACAAAATCAAGCCGCAACAGCACCCTTTGGACACAATTTAGTTATTGCTTCTGCAGGCACAGGAAAAACCTCAACAATCGTTGGAAGAATTGCATACCTTTTTGAAAACAAGGTTGAGCCAGAAGAAATACTACTACTTACTTTTACCAATAAAGCTGCTGAGGAAATGATTGCTAGAGTGGCAAAAAAATTTGGTGAAAGCAAGGCAAAGAGTATCCAAGCAGGAACTTTTCACGCGGTATC from Helicobacter sp. 'house sparrow 1' encodes the following:
- a CDS encoding TolC family protein, with protein sequence MKKLLLILIFINGLFSLNLEDVIHIVVSQSPDVKEKIALKQQGNYLKKATYGALMPSIDTGYVFSYNIPSSQRHYTLNSFNIKFNYNLFNGLKDYYAILQAKENTKRLDYNLTKSQAEIVLRAKQAYINILQFQTLLNILQERKKNIESQRNKAQQFVRQGIRAKNESLSMEILLSNTILSIKDTELKLSYQKQTLEKLLNTSFDTKDLEDIDINIHKEINISEIYQNILDQNPDYLNLTSMLDSAKFQNKSDFGNFLPTINLSGTKFWYIGGSNIVSTSYGLQSQIHLSATWNVFNGLRDNNKYQASRVYTLSLQNKIDALKRDLHLQLQDLVRQLMLTKEQFLISTDTLSKAEENYKIVNNRYAQGIATYTELIDAELLLNNARTNIAQAKYGFALLLAQIDYLENKIF